The following are encoded together in the Phaseolus vulgaris cultivar G19833 chromosome 9, P. vulgaris v2.0, whole genome shotgun sequence genome:
- the LOC137821916 gene encoding exocyst complex component SEC3A-like, translating to MAKSSADDAELRRACQLAVEGTRHKVVFSIRTVKTHGTWGKSAKLGCQMAKPRVLALCTKAKGQRTKAFLRVLKYSTGGVLEPAKLYKLKHLSKVEVVISDPSGFTFTLGFDDLRSQSVAPSQWTMRNTDDRNRLLLCILNICKDVLGRLPKVVGIDVVEMALWAKENTPAVSAQSNQQGGASIESSVTETELKVYVEKELVSQAEEEDKEALLRTYIMGVGEAEAFSERLKRELQALEAANVHAILESEPLIDEVSHGLESATNCLEDMDEWLGMFNIKLRHMREDIESIETRNNKLEMQSVNNKTLMEELDKLLEQLSIPSEYSACLIGDSFDEAQMQQNIEACEWLTTALRGLEVPNIDPIYAKMRGVKEKRGELQIIKSTFVGKASEYMRSYFATFVDFMLNDKNYFSQQGQLKRPDHAELRFKCSTYARLLKHLKILDKNCLGPLRKAYCSSLNLLLRKEAREFANELRVGVKTSKTPSVWFEVFTGSGQNVNLADTATVSEAYAKMLTIFIPLLVDESSFFAHFMCFEVPSTIDGNKIKHNEDNDDSITSGKSVMVDIAALNESLQDLFDGIEEEFSAVVDWAYKIDPLCCISMHETTERCLSSQKADAAGYVRILLDDLACHIYMQFNRFVDNACHQIERNERNARQTGVLPYIPRFASLATRMEQYVAGQSRDLVDQAYTKFVNIMFETLKKNSKADPKNPDIFLIENYAAFQNSLYDLARVVPTLAKFYNEAIEAYEQACTRHISMIIYSQFDRLFQFARNIEDLMLNNVAAEEIPFQVGLSRVDLRKTLKSSLSGFDKSSAAMYKKLQKNLTSEELLPSLWDKCKKDFLDKYESFVQLVAKIYPAESVPSVAELRHRI from the exons ATGGCGAAATCGAGCGCCGACGATGCCGAGCTCCGGCGAGCGTGCCAGCTCGCAGTTGAGGGCACCAGACACAAGGTCGTTTTCTCCATTCGGACCGTCAAGACTCACGGCACGTGGGGAAAATCTGCTAAGCTTGGTTGTCAAATGGCTAAGCCTAGGGTTCTCGCTCTATGCA CAAAAGCGAAAGGTCAGCGGACAAAAGCTTTTCTTCGTGTTTTAAAGTATTCAACAGGAGGGGTGCTTGAG CCTGCTAAGTTATACAAGCTGAAGCACCTCTCAAAAGTGGAAGTTGTAATAAGTGACCCCAGTGGATTTACATTTACACTG GGGTTTGATGACCTTAGAAGCCAGAGTGTGGCTCCTTCACAGTGGACAATGCGCAATACCGATGACAG AAATCGCCTCCTGCTTTGTATCTTAAATATCTGCAAAGATGTCCTGGGTCGCTTACCTAAGGTTGTTGGTATTGATGTTGTGGAGATGGCTCTTTGGGCTAAG GAAAATACACCTGCAGTTTCCGCTCAAAGTAACCAACAAGGTGGTGCTTCTATTGAATCTTCTGTGACTGAAACAGAATTGAAAGTCTATGTTGAAAAGGAACTTGTCTCCCAGGCAGAGGAAGAGGACAAGGAGGCTCTTCTGAGAAC TTATATCATGGGTGTTGGTGAAGCAGAGGCATTTTCTGAAAGGTTAAAAAGAGAGCTCCAGGCTCTGGAAGCAGCAAATGTGCATGCCATTTTAGAAAGTGAACCTTTGATAGATGAG GTGTCGCACGGGCTTGAATCAGCAACAAATTGTCTGGAAGACATGGATGAATGGTTAGGCATGTTCAACATAAAACTTCGACACATGAGGGAAGATATTGAATCA ATTGAAACCCGCAATAACAAGTTGGAAATGCAAAGTGTAAATAACAAAACTCTTATGGAAGAGCTTGATAAGCTTCTTGAGCAATTGAGTATCCCTTCCGAG TATTCAGCATGTTTGATAGGAGATTCATTTGATGAAGCACAAATGCAGCAAAACATAGAAGCATGTGAGTGGTTGACAACTGCCTTGCGTGGTCTAGAAGTGCCTAACATAGATCCTATTTATGCAAAAATGAGAGGA GTTAAAGAGAAACGAGGAGAACTTCAAATAATAAAGTCTACTTTTGTTGGAAAAGCTTCTGAGTACATGAGAAGTTACTTTGCTACTTTTGTGGACTTTATGTTGAAtgataaaaattacttttctcag CAAGGGCAGTTGAAAAGGCCGGATCATGCTGAATTGAGGTTCAAGTGCAGTACATATGCACGCCTTCTTAAGCATTTAAAG ATTCTTGATAAGAATTGTTTGGGTCCACTGAGAAAAGCTTATTGCAGTTCCCTAAACTTGCTTCTTCGCAAAGAG GCACGCGAATTTGCTAATGAACTTCGTGTTGGTGTGAAAACTTCTAAAACCCCCTCTGTTTGGTTTGAAGTCTTTACTGGTTCTGGTCAAAATGTAAATCTTGCTGATACGGCAACAGTTTCTGAAGCATACGCAAAGATGCTCACAATTTTTATTCCACTTCTGGTGGATGAG AGCTCCTTTTTTGCACACTTCATGTGCTTTGAAGTTCCTTCAACCATTGATGgtaataaaattaaacacaATGAGGATAATGATGATAGTATTACATCTG GTAAAAGTGTTATGGTGGATATTGCAGCTTTAAATGAATCACTTCAGGATTTGTTTGATGGAATTGAA GAAGAATTCTCTGCTGTTGTGGACTGGGCATACAAGATTGATCCTTTGTGCTGCATATCAATGCATGAAACTACAGAGCGCTGTCTCTCTAGTCAGAAAGCTGATGCAGCAGGATATGTACGTATTTTGCTTGATGACCTAGCGTGTCACATATATATGCAGTTCAACCGG tttgTGGATAATGCTTGCCATCAAATTGAAAGAAATGAGCGCAATGCTCGCCAAACAGGTGTCCTACCATACATTCCTAG ATTTGCATCCCTTGCAACAAGGATGGAGCAGTATGTTGCAGGACAGTCGAGGGATTTGGTTGACCAAGCATATACAAAATTT GTCAACATAATGTttgaaactttaaaaaaaaattcaaaagcagATCCGAAGAATCCAGATATTTTTCTTATAGAAAACTATGCCGCATTTCAGAATAG TTTGTATGACCTTGCACGTGTTGTGCCCACTTTAGCGAAGTTTTATAATGAGGCTATTGAAGCCTACGAGCAAGCTTGTACACGCCATATTAGTATGATTATCTACTCT CAATTTGACCGCCTTTTCCAGTTTGCTCGAAACATCGAGGACTTGATGTTGAATAATGTTGCAGCTGAAGAG ATTCCTTTCCAAGTTGGGCTGTCAAGAGTGGATCTACGGAAGACGTTAAAGTCCAGTTTATCCGGG TTTGACAAGTCCAGTGCTGCCATGTATAAGAAGTTGCAGAAAAATTTGACTTCGGAGGAACTGTTACCTTCCTTATGGGATAAATGCAAG